From Neobacillus sp. PS2-9, the proteins below share one genomic window:
- a CDS encoding ABC transporter ATP-binding protein produces MENLLEVRNLKTYFYHDGKETAAVDGVTFELKKGETLGIVGESGSGKSVTSLSILQLISKPHGKIIEGEVVFKGKDLVKMGEKEIRKIRGNEISMIFQEPMTSLNPVFTVGNQISEVLTQHQGLSSKEARAMAIDMLQLVGIPSAEKRVQQYPHQLSGGMRQRVMIAMALACNPDLLIADEPTTALDVTTQAQILELMNDLKDRLNTAILLITHDLGVVAETADKVAVMYLGRIVEYADVESFFESPKHPYSIGLLKSIPNIDGRVERLNPITGQVPHPSEVTQGCRFANRCEYAQSICQQEEPPLIECKDRKIRCWIYSNQWPGGKGDLNGREIATGGKS; encoded by the coding sequence ATGGAAAACTTATTGGAGGTCAGGAATTTAAAAACTTATTTTTATCATGATGGCAAGGAAACTGCTGCAGTTGATGGGGTCACTTTTGAATTAAAAAAAGGGGAAACTTTAGGAATAGTGGGGGAGTCGGGAAGTGGTAAGAGTGTTACCTCACTGTCCATTTTGCAGCTCATATCTAAGCCGCATGGAAAAATTATTGAGGGTGAAGTAGTTTTTAAAGGAAAAGATCTCGTAAAAATGGGAGAAAAAGAGATTAGAAAAATAAGAGGAAATGAAATCTCTATGATTTTTCAGGAACCCATGACATCGTTAAATCCTGTTTTTACGGTTGGTAACCAAATATCGGAGGTTCTTACACAACACCAAGGGCTTTCGTCTAAAGAAGCAAGAGCTATGGCAATAGATATGCTTCAATTAGTGGGAATCCCCTCGGCAGAAAAAAGGGTGCAGCAGTATCCTCATCAGTTATCCGGTGGAATGAGACAAAGGGTAATGATTGCAATGGCTTTAGCATGTAACCCGGATTTGCTTATTGCGGATGAACCAACAACGGCACTTGATGTGACAACACAGGCGCAAATATTAGAACTTATGAATGATCTGAAGGATAGGTTGAATACAGCCATCCTTTTGATTACTCATGATCTTGGCGTAGTTGCGGAAACAGCGGATAAAGTTGCTGTAATGTACCTTGGCAGGATTGTGGAATATGCCGATGTCGAATCATTCTTCGAATCTCCCAAGCATCCATATTCTATTGGATTACTCAAGTCAATTCCTAATATAGATGGCAGGGTGGAACGGCTGAATCCAATTACTGGGCAAGTTCCGCATCCTTCTGAAGTAACACAAGGCTGTCGTTTTGCAAACAGGTGTGAATATGCACAATCCATTTGCCAGCAGGAGGAGCCACCGCTAATTGAATGTAAAGATCGTAAAATTAGGTGTTGGATCTATTCAAACCAATGGCCAGGTGGAAAGGGGGATTTAAATGGCAGAGAAATTGCTACAGGTGGAAAATCTTAA
- a CDS encoding Xaa-Pro peptidase family protein: MNSRINKLRNLMQEQGLDALFIQSYENRRYFSGFSGSNGYLLVTAGYCGLITDQRYTQQAKEQAPDFEIITHGIDPFVTIQSVFQDKEISTIGFESESLSFHLFNKIKSLIQKCEWVPLTTELLKIRRIKDDEEIKVIRESIAISDQAFKDLIPLIKPGMSEREVAVELEYLMGKHGHDGPAFGTIVAADVRAALPHAVPSNNQVKENHFLLIDYGVKYQGYMSDMTRTLWIGMPNEELKGYYHLVHEALERAVEEVKPGMTGHDLDAVAREVFFREGLEGYSLRGLGHGVGLQIHENPRIVLQSEEVLEPGMVFTIEPGLYIPGKAGVRVEDVVLVTNNGCEVLTNTPRHIHI; the protein is encoded by the coding sequence ATGAACAGTAGGATAAACAAGCTGCGTAATTTGATGCAGGAACAGGGGCTGGATGCCTTGTTTATCCAATCCTATGAAAATAGAAGGTATTTTTCCGGTTTTTCAGGAAGCAACGGCTATTTGCTTGTTACTGCAGGGTATTGCGGCTTGATTACTGATCAAAGGTATACACAACAGGCAAAGGAGCAGGCACCTGATTTTGAAATCATCACACATGGAATTGACCCATTTGTAACGATTCAATCTGTTTTTCAGGACAAAGAGATTTCGACCATTGGTTTTGAATCAGAATCACTTTCATTTCACCTATTTAATAAAATTAAGTCCTTAATCCAGAAATGTGAATGGGTTCCTCTTACAACTGAACTCCTCAAAATTAGAAGGATTAAGGATGATGAGGAAATTAAAGTAATCCGCGAGTCTATTGCTATTTCAGATCAAGCATTTAAAGATTTAATACCGTTAATAAAACCTGGAATGTCTGAAAGGGAAGTCGCTGTAGAATTAGAATATTTGATGGGAAAACACGGACATGATGGTCCTGCCTTTGGAACAATCGTTGCTGCCGACGTACGTGCCGCACTTCCACATGCGGTTCCTTCAAATAATCAAGTGAAGGAGAATCATTTTCTATTAATCGATTATGGAGTTAAATACCAAGGATATATGTCAGATATGACACGTACTCTCTGGATTGGTATGCCTAACGAGGAATTAAAAGGATATTATCACCTTGTTCATGAAGCTTTAGAACGGGCCGTTGAAGAAGTAAAGCCCGGAATGACCGGTCATGATTTAGATGCTGTTGCAAGGGAAGTGTTTTTTAGAGAGGGACTGGAGGGTTACAGTTTAAGAGGTCTTGGACATGGTGTAGGACTACAAATTCATGAAAATCCAAGGATTGTCTTGCAATCTGAAGAGGTATTAGAACCGGGAATGGTGTTCACCATTGAACCAGGATTATATATACCTGGAAAAGCGGGTGTTCGGGTGGAGGATGTGGTCCTAGTTACGAACAACGGTTGTGAAGTTCTGACTAATACACCGAGACATATCCATATCTAA
- a CDS encoding ABC transporter substrate-binding protein, whose product MKKKRSLVGLILLIFTLLLSACSSESASTTKNQEKSNEPAKEGKEKVGGTVTVAFNSEPGNLNPVIWATTSDTNVTHMIFDSLVIPDKELKMVGSLAENWDVSEDGKSYTFHLKKGVKWHDGEPFTAKDVEFTFTSLADGKYDAGAYWRVDPIVGAAEYKAGKADKITGIEVIDDNTIKFTTKEPFAPFISGLFIGIVPEHILKDVSPGEWEKHQSNRAPIGTGPFKFVKWETGQYIELEANKDYFGGAPKLDKIIVRFGDANTMLASVLSKDIDITPVPVAETPSVSSLDYAGLVTQTSLSVYYVGFNSKNAQFKDVRVRQALAHAIDKKAIVSTILGKYGQVADDIFPSKHWSHNPDLPIYQYDTAKAAALLEEAGYKKNSKGIYAKDGKELSFTMEVPTGTKEREKSAVLLKEMWEKVGVKMEIRSLDFPTLVTKLLPKTKDGKQRAVTKDDYDAYILGFGVEADPDEYRSYFGTAYMPPNGYNFVSYSDPKVDQLLEQQTKEIDLEKRQQLIWEVGKKLAEDEIWIPLYEQVSPFVVNNRVSGFDPDFRGATFNAEDWAIKE is encoded by the coding sequence ATGAAGAAAAAGAGAAGTCTGGTCGGTTTAATTCTCCTAATTTTCACGCTATTATTATCAGCTTGTTCATCTGAGAGTGCTTCCACCACAAAGAACCAAGAGAAAAGCAACGAGCCAGCAAAAGAAGGAAAGGAAAAAGTAGGGGGAACTGTTACCGTTGCCTTTAATAGTGAACCAGGTAATCTTAACCCTGTTATTTGGGCTACTACTTCAGATACGAATGTCACCCATATGATATTTGATTCGCTTGTTATACCCGATAAAGAATTAAAAATGGTTGGTAGTTTAGCTGAAAATTGGGATGTGTCAGAGGATGGAAAGTCTTATACCTTCCATCTTAAAAAGGGTGTGAAATGGCATGATGGGGAGCCATTCACGGCTAAGGATGTTGAATTTACTTTTACATCGTTGGCAGATGGTAAATATGACGCAGGGGCCTATTGGAGAGTTGATCCCATTGTAGGAGCTGCAGAATACAAAGCAGGTAAGGCCGATAAGATAACAGGCATTGAGGTCATTGATGACAATACCATTAAATTTACAACGAAAGAGCCATTTGCACCGTTTATTTCTGGATTATTTATAGGGATTGTTCCGGAACATATTCTAAAAGATGTATCACCTGGTGAATGGGAAAAACATCAGTCAAATCGTGCTCCAATTGGAACGGGTCCTTTTAAGTTTGTTAAATGGGAAACTGGACAGTATATAGAATTAGAGGCAAACAAAGATTATTTTGGCGGAGCACCTAAGTTAGATAAGATCATTGTTCGTTTTGGGGATGCAAATACAATGTTAGCATCTGTATTGAGTAAGGATATTGATATTACCCCAGTACCTGTTGCCGAAACCCCTTCTGTAAGTAGTCTCGACTATGCGGGATTAGTTACTCAAACATCTTTAAGTGTGTACTATGTAGGGTTCAATTCAAAAAATGCTCAGTTTAAGGATGTTAGAGTCCGTCAAGCATTAGCACATGCCATTGATAAGAAAGCAATCGTTTCTACTATTCTTGGTAAATATGGTCAAGTTGCGGATGATATTTTCCCATCTAAGCATTGGTCACATAATCCTGATCTACCAATCTATCAATATGATACAGCTAAGGCCGCGGCATTGCTGGAAGAAGCCGGTTATAAGAAAAATAGCAAGGGAATTTATGCAAAGGATGGAAAAGAACTTAGCTTTACGATGGAAGTTCCTACAGGTACAAAAGAAAGAGAAAAATCAGCCGTTCTCTTAAAAGAAATGTGGGAGAAAGTTGGCGTGAAAATGGAAATTAGATCGCTTGATTTTCCAACGCTTGTCACAAAACTTTTACCGAAAACAAAGGATGGAAAACAAAGAGCAGTAACAAAGGATGATTATGATGCCTATATCCTTGGTTTTGGTGTTGAAGCGGATCCGGATGAATACAGAAGTTATTTCGGAACTGCATATATGCCGCCTAACGGATATAATTTCGTAAGCTATTCGGATCCAAAAGTAGACCAATTGTTAGAGCAGCAGACCAAGGAAATTGATTTAGAAAAACGCCAACAATTAATTTGGGAAGTGGGTAAGAAACTCGCTGAAGACGAAATATGGATTCCATTATATGAGCAGGTATCACCTTTCGTCGTAAATAATAGAGTGTCCGGTTTCGACCCAGATTTTAGAGGTGCTACATTCAATGCTGAAGATTGGGCGATAAAAGAATAA
- the opp4C gene encoding oligopeptide ABC transporter permease, with translation MNSSIEVQQTNKELVQQYKKKRWRDHAAWKRFKKNKLAVFGAIILLIFLILAVLAPLISPYSPYESTKGELGDINVLAPPGDGHLLGTDSLGRDMLSRIIYGGRVSLSVAFVAVMIATITGVFLGLVAGFYGKWVDTVIMRITDVVICFPVLFLAITVATILKPSLFNVMIIIGLVSWTTMTRLVRGEVLRLREMEYIEATRAMGQNNAMIILRHILPNIMAPIVVQGTLQTAEAILTESALSFLGVGVQQPVPSWGNMLNEATSIMVLQFKPWVWMPAGFAILLTILCINFVGDGLRDALDPKVKN, from the coding sequence TTGAATAGCAGTATTGAGGTACAGCAAACTAACAAAGAGCTCGTCCAGCAATATAAAAAGAAAAGATGGCGGGACCATGCTGCTTGGAAACGATTTAAAAAGAATAAGCTTGCGGTCTTTGGTGCCATTATCCTTCTGATATTTCTCATTCTAGCAGTTTTGGCACCACTTATATCTCCTTACAGTCCCTATGAATCAACGAAAGGAGAACTTGGGGACATTAATGTCCTAGCACCGCCAGGCGATGGTCATCTACTAGGCACAGATAGTCTGGGAAGAGATATGCTATCGAGGATCATTTATGGAGGGAGGGTTTCCCTAAGTGTAGCATTTGTTGCGGTTATGATTGCGACAATAACAGGGGTATTTCTTGGACTTGTAGCTGGTTTTTATGGGAAATGGGTTGATACTGTTATTATGCGTATAACTGATGTCGTCATTTGTTTCCCCGTATTATTCTTAGCCATTACCGTAGCCACCATTTTAAAGCCCAGCCTTTTTAATGTAATGATTATCATTGGATTGGTTAGTTGGACAACGATGACAAGGCTTGTAAGGGGAGAGGTATTGCGTCTTCGGGAAATGGAATACATCGAAGCCACAAGGGCAATGGGCCAGAACAATGCGATGATCATTTTAAGGCATATATTGCCCAATATTATGGCACCAATTGTAGTCCAGGGAACGTTACAAACTGCCGAGGCGATTTTAACCGAATCAGCATTAAGCTTTTTGGGAGTTGGCGTACAGCAGCCTGTTCCTAGTTGGGGCAATATGTTAAATGAAGCTACATCGATTATGGTTTTACAATTTAAACCTTGGGTTTGGATGCCTGCTGGATTTGCTATTTTACTCACCATTCTTTGTATTAACTTTGTAGGGGATGGCTTACGAGATGCATTAGACCCAAAAGTAAAAAATTAA
- a CDS encoding ABC transporter permease: protein MKKYLIKRLLQSIPILIGISIMTFAIMQLAPGNPMQTMIDPKISAEEIERAQENLGLNDSLPVQYFNWITQILQGNLGYTIKTGQPVGQLILERLPATLLLTGTAFIIAFVFGVPLGVYSATKRNKLPDYVLTVMSFIGISIPSFFFGLGMIFIFALKLGWLPTSGMVTIGADYTGFALFMDYFKHVIMPALVLALPTVAVVMRFTRSSMLEVLNQEFIRTADSKGLSKAKVYLKHALRNALIPVITIFGLSIPFLFGGAYITEHIFNWPGMGSLGIQSIVAREYPVIMALNLFTSILVMTGNLLADVMYAWADPRIRY, encoded by the coding sequence TTGAAAAAATACCTGATTAAAAGATTACTTCAATCGATTCCCATTCTAATTGGAATTTCTATTATGACTTTTGCCATTATGCAGCTAGCACCGGGAAATCCAATGCAAACCATGATTGATCCGAAAATATCAGCAGAGGAAATAGAAAGAGCTCAGGAAAACCTTGGGTTAAATGATTCGCTTCCAGTTCAGTATTTCAACTGGATTACGCAAATTTTACAAGGAAATCTTGGATATACGATTAAGACTGGTCAGCCAGTTGGCCAGTTAATACTAGAACGCCTCCCGGCTACATTGTTGTTGACAGGAACTGCATTTATTATTGCGTTTGTTTTTGGGGTTCCTTTAGGGGTATACTCCGCAACTAAGCGAAATAAATTGCCTGATTATGTACTGACTGTTATGTCCTTCATAGGTATTTCTATTCCATCATTCTTTTTTGGTTTAGGTATGATTTTTATCTTTGCTTTAAAGCTAGGATGGTTGCCAACTTCTGGGATGGTTACGATAGGGGCAGATTATACTGGGTTTGCCCTCTTTATGGATTATTTTAAGCACGTGATTATGCCAGCTCTTGTTTTGGCATTACCGACAGTGGCAGTTGTTATGCGTTTTACACGTTCCAGTATGCTGGAAGTCCTGAATCAGGAATTTATCCGAACAGCAGACTCCAAAGGGTTAAGCAAAGCAAAAGTATATCTCAAGCATGCATTAAGGAACGCTTTAATTCCAGTAATCACCATATTCGGACTATCCATTCCCTTTTTGTTTGGAGGGGCATATATCACAGAACACATTTTTAACTGGCCAGGAATGGGTAGCTTAGGAATTCAATCTATTGTTGCAAGGGAATACCCCGTTATTATGGCCCTAAATCTGTTTACATCCATTTTAGTGATGACCGGTAACTTACTGGCAGATGTCATGTATGCATGGGCAGATCCACGGATTAGATATTAA
- a CDS encoding Xaa-Pro peptidase family protein: MYQIQKEKLNQTIGSLRELEIDMWLILTSEGSDPCIPLITGVGTVGPGVFIFTKEGRKLALCSSIDAQDLEESELFDEVCKHTGSFETLLVETVRKLNPRTIALNISVEEHLADGLTAGRYRWLKNTLKGVFHGEFVSSEPFLTLIRSIKSKTEIERIEKAVKVTERIYERVFTKMKAGMTERELGTLFIAEMERENVVNGVDRSLSLPIVLKENIAHRGPGEAVIHEGDLVIFDFSVEVDGYVSDIARTVYFLKEGETEAPEPIKAAFSAVHEAITRAALMMKPGVKGYEVDGAARNYYVSLGYPEITHATGHQIGRDVHDGGILLGPRWKRYGNAPYGELKEGMVFTIEPTLFLEDGIHFIVEENVVVTSNGIRYLTERQDELILISNNRKVGEEILEKIPD, translated from the coding sequence ATGTATCAGATACAAAAGGAAAAGTTGAATCAGACTATTGGTAGCTTAAGAGAATTAGAGATTGATATGTGGCTCATTCTTACATCAGAGGGCAGTGATCCTTGTATTCCCCTTATTACAGGGGTAGGAACAGTTGGGCCAGGTGTTTTCATATTTACAAAAGAAGGAAGAAAACTGGCATTATGCAGCAGTATCGATGCTCAAGATTTAGAGGAGTCGGAGCTTTTTGATGAAGTATGTAAGCATACTGGAAGTTTTGAGACTTTATTAGTTGAAACGGTAAGAAAGTTAAACCCAAGGACTATTGCTCTAAATATTTCGGTTGAGGAGCATTTGGCTGATGGGTTAACCGCAGGCCGTTACCGTTGGTTAAAAAATACTCTTAAAGGGGTATTTCATGGGGAATTTGTTTCTTCAGAACCATTTCTAACCCTAATTAGAAGTATTAAATCTAAAACTGAGATTGAAAGAATTGAAAAAGCAGTGAAGGTAACTGAAAGAATCTATGAGAGAGTATTTACAAAAATGAAGGCAGGAATGACAGAACGCGAATTGGGAACTTTATTCATTGCAGAAATGGAAAGGGAAAATGTTGTGAATGGGGTGGATCGTTCTCTTTCCTTGCCTATCGTTTTAAAGGAAAATATCGCCCATAGAGGGCCTGGCGAGGCTGTCATTCATGAAGGCGATCTTGTTATCTTCGACTTTAGTGTTGAGGTGGATGGATATGTTTCGGATATTGCCAGAACTGTTTATTTTCTAAAAGAAGGTGAAACCGAAGCCCCTGAACCTATCAAGGCTGCCTTTTCAGCTGTTCATGAAGCCATAACAAGGGCCGCTCTTATGATGAAACCTGGTGTAAAGGGGTACGAAGTGGACGGGGCAGCTCGAAATTACTATGTGTCTCTTGGCTACCCTGAAATTACTCATGCAACAGGCCACCAAATTGGGAGAGATGTACATGATGGAGGCATTCTTTTAGGCCCTAGATGGAAACGATATGGAAACGCGCCGTATGGGGAATTAAAAGAAGGTATGGTTTTCACCATTGAACCTACACTTTTTTTGGAGGATGGTATTCATTTTATTGTAGAGGAAAATGTGGTTGTCACTTCGAATGGAATCAGGTATTTAACCGAGCGCCAAGATGAATTGATTCTTATTTCCAATAACAGGAAAGTGGGGGAGGAGATTCTTGAAAAAATACCTGATTAA
- a CDS encoding M20/M25/M40 family metallo-hydrolase, with protein MSFKNEALYYFRNMLKINTTNELATEYLLANHLKEILDNNNIDSQIVYSNKGRTSIISKLAGENKQLQPVILLSHLDVVAAREEEWTFPPFSGDIYENKIWGRGTLDTKQLTAMHLMAFLHLKRVNLPLNRDVYFIATADEENGSKEGMEFISRQFPDIFRNSIVLSEGGGFTVKSENGETLMLFASGEKGTARVSLTAAGDGGHAGCPPENQAIGKLAQVVDYLMKISFPAGNYPVLQRFRDEMEEMMNQENEQGKLVKRLYEYMKETTVTPELIRIGDQLNVIPYKAEVLLEFRTLPNQTREQFELFMKEWTTPPNVQYQLLSFQQGYESDPKGEIISLFKTQSERLGLNMRWVPFTALGKTDGRFIGEMASQIYGLSPTLTLFTEVLKRVHNKDEHIELESFEYGVQLMKDVLEEFCISKGGGENVSDTKGKVESDYW; from the coding sequence ATGAGTTTTAAAAATGAGGCACTGTATTATTTTAGGAACATGCTCAAAATCAATACAACAAATGAGCTTGCTACCGAATATTTACTAGCCAATCATCTAAAAGAAATCCTAGACAACAATAATATCGATTCCCAAATAGTTTACAGTAACAAAGGAAGGACATCCATTATTTCTAAATTAGCCGGAGAGAATAAACAGCTACAGCCTGTTATTCTTCTTTCGCACTTAGATGTTGTGGCGGCGCGGGAAGAAGAGTGGACGTTTCCCCCATTTTCAGGAGACATCTATGAAAATAAAATTTGGGGTCGGGGAACCCTTGATACAAAGCAACTTACTGCCATGCATCTAATGGCTTTCCTGCATCTAAAAAGAGTGAATCTACCATTGAACCGAGATGTCTATTTTATAGCTACTGCGGATGAGGAAAATGGAAGCAAGGAAGGAATGGAGTTCATTTCTAGACAGTTTCCAGACATTTTTAGAAACAGTATTGTTTTAAGTGAAGGCGGTGGCTTTACAGTCAAAAGTGAAAATGGAGAAACCCTTATGTTATTTGCCTCCGGTGAAAAGGGAACAGCAAGGGTATCCCTCACAGCAGCAGGGGACGGGGGGCATGCTGGCTGTCCTCCAGAAAACCAAGCGATAGGTAAGCTTGCCCAGGTAGTTGACTACCTAATGAAAATTAGTTTCCCTGCAGGTAATTACCCGGTTCTTCAACGGTTTCGTGATGAAATGGAAGAGATGATGAATCAAGAAAATGAACAGGGGAAATTGGTGAAAAGACTCTATGAATATATGAAGGAAACAACCGTAACGCCTGAACTCATACGTATAGGGGATCAGTTAAATGTGATTCCTTATAAGGCTGAAGTCCTTCTAGAATTCAGAACACTGCCTAATCAAACAAGAGAACAGTTTGAATTATTTATGAAAGAATGGACTACGCCACCTAATGTACAGTACCAATTATTGTCTTTTCAGCAAGGATATGAAAGCGACCCTAAGGGTGAAATTATTTCTTTGTTTAAGACTCAATCGGAACGATTGGGTTTAAACATGAGATGGGTACCTTTTACTGCCTTAGGTAAAACAGATGGAAGATTTATAGGAGAAATGGCAAGCCAAATATACGGGCTTTCACCTACCCTGACTTTATTTACAGAGGTGCTCAAAAGGGTGCATAACAAGGATGAACATATCGAACTAGAGTCCTTTGAATATGGTGTACAACTGATGAAGGATGTTTTAGAGGAATTTTGCATAAGCAAGGGAGGCGGAGAGAATGTATCAGATACAAAAGGAAAAGTTGAATCAGACTATTGGTAG
- a CDS encoding M24 family metallopeptidase: MISAANSITSEKLEQATRLLKENYLDTWLILTREGTDPALPLLVGIRSVHKAAIFIRSNGEHIALTSVSDKGSYESTNLFTKVLVYEAGMEEAFLKLFEEVQPQKLALNISQSDHLCDGLTQGLYVWLENVIGKERLEGMEVSSESVLKKLRSVKTAGELQNIKKAIAYTTDIFDEVFKNITCGMTELEIGQLFVDEMGKRGVTNGLGHPNDPPLVCIVRKGLAHRKPADHQTEPGDIVIIDFSLKYSHYVSDIARTCYFLKPGEMQAPVEIQHAFDTAIDAITASIETLVSGKAGYEVDAVGRKVIEDGGYPTIRHSVGHQIGRATHDGGTILGPKRVPPRPEVEGIIEVGEIYAIEPTVIQDNGLPCILVEENVLVTENGPAVLSKRQTELVLISAEGK; encoded by the coding sequence ATGATATCTGCTGCAAATTCAATTACTTCTGAAAAATTGGAACAAGCCACACGGCTGCTAAAGGAAAATTATTTGGATACATGGCTAATCTTAACGAGGGAAGGCACGGATCCCGCCCTTCCATTATTAGTAGGAATCCGGTCAGTCCATAAAGCAGCCATTTTCATTCGAAGCAATGGGGAGCATATTGCCCTTACCTCTGTTAGTGATAAAGGAAGTTATGAATCCACAAACCTATTTACAAAAGTGCTTGTCTATGAAGCTGGTATGGAGGAGGCATTCCTTAAACTCTTTGAGGAAGTCCAGCCTCAAAAGCTTGCCTTAAATATTTCACAGAGTGACCATCTTTGCGATGGGTTAACACAAGGATTATATGTGTGGCTAGAAAATGTCATTGGAAAAGAGCGCCTAGAAGGTATGGAAGTTTCAAGTGAGTCGGTTTTGAAGAAGCTACGCAGTGTGAAAACAGCAGGAGAGCTTCAAAATATTAAGAAGGCCATTGCGTACACAACAGATATTTTTGATGAAGTATTTAAGAATATTACATGCGGAATGACAGAATTGGAAATCGGTCAATTATTTGTTGATGAGATGGGGAAAAGAGGAGTGACAAACGGTTTAGGTCATCCTAACGATCCCCCTCTTGTATGCATTGTTAGAAAAGGGCTGGCACATCGGAAACCTGCGGACCATCAGACTGAGCCTGGCGATATTGTCATAATCGACTTCAGCCTAAAGTATAGCCACTATGTATCAGACATTGCCCGAACCTGCTATTTTTTAAAACCGGGTGAAATGCAAGCGCCTGTTGAAATCCAGCATGCTTTCGATACCGCAATTGATGCCATTACAGCTTCCATAGAGACTTTAGTTTCTGGAAAGGCTGGATATGAGGTGGATGCCGTTGGAAGAAAAGTAATTGAAGATGGCGGTTATCCAACCATTCGCCATTCAGTGGGCCACCAGATTGGCCGTGCCACTCATGACGGCGGAACCATATTAGGACCCAAACGTGTACCGCCAAGACCCGAAGTTGAAGGGATTATTGAAGTTGGGGAAATCTATGCTATTGAACCAACTGTCATCCAAGATAACGGTCTTCCATGTATCTTAGTGGAAGAAAATGTTCTTGTCACTGAAAATGGACCAGCTGTTTTGAGCAAAAGACAAACTGAACTTGTACTGATTTCTGCGGAAGGTAAATAA
- a CDS encoding M20/M25/M40 family metallo-hydrolase, which produces MNSIKNWLDVKREAAEYLRQIIRINTSNPLKNEMDAIQYLVEVAEQNGLYTYVHKTDENRGNIVISLNQDYSNPIVLLSHLDVVPANEEDWEVPPFSGEIINDILWGRGTIDTKQLTITHLMVLILLKRNNVPLNRDIIMIATSDEENGSQFGLLPFLEKHPTLFNNSIVFNEGGGFPLLIENQVYYLCELGQKGLAKVRITAKNDFSSNPYLPNNNGMQVILDAINAFQEPNICEKIPPATLALFTTIASSQDWHFSEHELELFLNKIPPNHLSLFKAMSKTTFSITKWNGGKKHPELVNQYEIFLDSRPVPSINKEAYEKLLEAILGDLPVQYEILSFSQGYESEINHDHLALFEQELQTEVPNAKVVPFLSIGGSDSRHLTGYNSQIYGYCPMLPDMSFDRVIKMVHGVNERIPLESLRFGIQNMYNILIQMEGVYEE; this is translated from the coding sequence ATGAATTCGATTAAGAACTGGTTGGATGTGAAACGTGAAGCGGCTGAGTATCTTCGTCAAATCATTCGAATCAATACTAGTAATCCTCTTAAAAATGAAATGGACGCAATTCAGTATCTTGTTGAAGTGGCTGAACAGAATGGATTGTATACATACGTCCATAAAACAGATGAAAATCGGGGAAATATAGTAATTTCATTAAACCAAGATTATAGTAATCCGATTGTATTATTGTCCCATTTAGATGTTGTACCAGCAAATGAGGAAGATTGGGAGGTGCCTCCATTTAGTGGGGAAATTATCAATGACATTTTATGGGGAAGGGGAACCATTGATACAAAACAATTGACCATCACTCATCTAATGGTATTGATATTATTGAAACGTAACAACGTCCCACTTAACAGGGATATTATTATGATTGCGACCTCAGATGAGGAAAACGGGAGTCAGTTTGGGTTGCTTCCATTTTTAGAAAAACACCCTACTTTGTTTAACAATAGCATCGTATTTAACGAAGGCGGAGGGTTCCCGCTATTGATTGAGAATCAAGTTTATTATTTATGTGAACTTGGGCAAAAGGGATTGGCTAAAGTCAGAATAACAGCAAAGAACGATTTCTCATCAAATCCATATCTTCCTAACAACAATGGAATGCAGGTAATCCTTGACGCGATCAATGCTTTCCAAGAACCAAATATCTGCGAAAAGATTCCTCCAGCTACCTTAGCCTTATTTACTACAATTGCTTCATCTCAGGATTGGCATTTTTCTGAACATGAATTGGAGCTGTTTTTAAATAAAATACCACCTAACCACCTTTCTTTATTTAAAGCCATGTCAAAAACCACTTTTTCCATTACAAAATGGAATGGCGGAAAGAAGCATCCAGAATTAGTGAACCAATATGAAATTTTCTTGGATAGCAGACCGGTTCCGTCTATCAATAAAGAAGCATATGAGAAACTGCTTGAGGCCATTCTCGGTGATTTACCCGTACAATATGAGATTTTATCCTTTTCGCAAGGCTATGAGTCAGAGATTAATCATGACCATTTGGCTCTCTTTGAGCAGGAGCTTCAAACGGAGGTTCCTAATGCCAAGGTGGTTCCATTTTTATCGATTGGCGGGAGTGATTCAAGGCACTTAACGGGATATAATTCCCAAATTTATGGTTATTGTCCAATGCTGCCCGATATGAGCTTTGATAGAGTCATTAAAATGGTGCATGGGGTAAACGAAAGAATACCGTTGGAGTCACTGAGATTCGGCATTCAAAATATGTATAACATCCTTATACAAATGGAAGGAGTGTATGAAGAATGA